The Streptomyces sp. NBC_01268 genome window below encodes:
- a CDS encoding FAD-dependent monooxygenase: MSTKGTSNDTQAADTAADTDVLVVGAGPTGLLLAGDLATAGLRVTLVERRAPGISNLTRAFSVHARTLEQLDARGLADALVATGTPVADLRLFGRLTLDLSALPSRFPFLLLTPQYEVERLLEGRARAAGVDFRYGTELRTLRQDTDTVTAELATGDTLRARYLVGADGVHSSVRTALGLPFPGASVIRSMVLADVRLTEEPGRLLTVTAAEDAFAFVAPFGDGWYRVMGWDGTRQADDTAPVDLDDVRAITRRALGSDLGMHDARWVSRFHSDERQAPAYRSGRVFLAGDAAHVHSPAGGQGMNTGLQDAANLSWKLTAVLRGEARDPDALLDSYQAERHPVGATVLRSSGTLVRLAMARTPLQRTARTLATHLLGTVRPVATRAMGQITGIGITYASGARRAPDEALREGRLYEALRAGEFVLIAPEGRTPALPPTAPVAPARLIRTAWADPTRRETTLIRPDGYTTPLKP; the protein is encoded by the coding sequence ATGAGCACCAAGGGCACGAGCAACGACACGCAGGCCGCGGACACGGCGGCGGACACCGACGTCCTCGTCGTCGGCGCGGGCCCCACCGGCCTGCTGCTCGCCGGCGACCTCGCCACCGCAGGCCTGCGCGTCACCCTCGTCGAGCGCAGAGCACCCGGCATCAGCAACCTCACCCGCGCCTTCAGCGTCCACGCCCGCACCCTGGAGCAGCTCGACGCCCGCGGCCTCGCCGACGCCCTGGTCGCCACCGGCACCCCCGTGGCCGACCTGCGCCTCTTCGGCCGGCTCACCCTCGACCTGTCCGCGCTCCCCTCCCGCTTCCCGTTCCTCCTCCTCACCCCGCAGTACGAGGTCGAACGCCTCCTCGAAGGCCGGGCGCGGGCCGCGGGCGTGGACTTCCGGTACGGGACGGAACTGCGCACCCTCCGCCAGGACACCGACACGGTGACCGCCGAACTGGCCACGGGCGACACCCTCCGCGCCCGCTACCTCGTCGGGGCGGACGGCGTGCACAGCTCCGTGCGCACGGCCCTGGGCCTGCCCTTCCCCGGCGCGTCGGTCATCCGCTCCATGGTCCTGGCGGACGTCCGCCTCACCGAGGAACCGGGCAGGCTGCTCACCGTCACCGCCGCCGAGGACGCCTTCGCCTTCGTCGCCCCCTTCGGCGACGGCTGGTACCGGGTGATGGGCTGGGACGGCACCCGCCAGGCCGACGACACCGCACCCGTCGACCTCGACGACGTCCGGGCCATCACCCGACGCGCCCTCGGCAGCGACCTCGGCATGCACGACGCCCGCTGGGTCTCCCGCTTCCACAGCGACGAGCGCCAGGCCCCCGCGTACCGCTCGGGCCGCGTCTTCCTCGCCGGGGACGCCGCCCACGTCCACTCCCCGGCCGGCGGCCAGGGCATGAACACCGGCCTCCAGGACGCCGCCAACCTCTCCTGGAAGCTGACCGCCGTCCTGCGCGGCGAGGCCCGGGACCCCGACGCCCTGCTCGACAGCTACCAGGCCGAACGGCACCCGGTCGGCGCCACCGTCCTGCGCAGCAGCGGCACCCTCGTGCGCCTCGCCATGGCCCGCACCCCGCTCCAGCGCACCGCCCGCACCCTCGCCACCCACCTGCTCGGCACCGTCCGCCCGGTCGCCACCCGCGCCATGGGCCAGATCACCGGCATCGGCATCACCTACGCCTCCGGCGCCCGCCGCGCCCCCGACGAGGCCCTGCGCGAGGGCCGCCTGTACGAGGCGCTGCGCGCGGGCGAGTTCGTCCTGATCGCCCCGGAAGGCAGGACCCCGGCCCTGCCCCCGACCGCCCCGGTCGCGCCGGCCCGCCTCATACGGACCGCCTGGGCGGACCCGACCCGCCGCGAGACGACCCTGATCCGCCCGGACGGCTACACGACCCCGCTCAAGCCCTGA
- a CDS encoding YnfA family protein: MLIARSIALFALAALFEIGGAWLVWQGAREHRGWIWIGAGVIALGIYGFVATLQPDAEFGRILAAYGGVFVAGSLAWGMVADGYRPDRWDVIGALICLAGMAVIMYAPRGR, translated from the coding sequence ATGCTGATCGCCCGCTCCATCGCCCTGTTCGCCCTCGCCGCCCTCTTCGAGATCGGCGGCGCCTGGCTCGTCTGGCAAGGCGCACGCGAACACCGCGGCTGGATCTGGATCGGCGCCGGAGTCATCGCCCTCGGCATCTACGGCTTCGTGGCCACCCTCCAGCCCGACGCCGAGTTCGGCCGCATCCTCGCCGCCTACGGCGGCGTGTTCGTCGCCGGCTCCCTCGCCTGGGGCATGGTCGCCGACGGCTACCGCCCCGACCGCTGGGACGTCATCGGCGCCCTCATCTGCCTCGCCGGCATGGCCGTGATCATGTACGCCCCCCGCGGACGCTGA
- a CDS encoding SDR family NAD(P)-dependent oxidoreductase produces the protein MTAAGTPIAVVTGASSGIGAATARQLAAAGYRVVLTARRKDRIEALAAEINDAGHQATAYALDVTDRTAVDEFATAFRSLAVLVNNAGGALGADPVATGDPEDWRRMYEVNVIGTLNITQALLPALTASGDGTVVVLSSTAGHSTYEGGAGYVAAKNGARVLAETLRLEIVGTPVRVIEVAPGMVKTDEFATTRFRGDTEKAAKVYAGVAEPLTADDVADTITWACTRPPHVNIDLLVVRPRAQASNTKVHREL, from the coding sequence ATGACTGCCGCCGGTACCCCCATCGCCGTCGTCACCGGAGCGAGCAGCGGAATCGGCGCCGCCACCGCCCGACAGCTCGCCGCCGCCGGCTACCGCGTGGTCCTCACCGCCCGCCGCAAGGACCGCATCGAAGCCCTCGCCGCCGAGATCAACGACGCCGGCCACCAGGCCACCGCCTACGCCCTCGACGTCACCGACCGCACCGCGGTCGACGAGTTCGCCACCGCGTTCCGCAGCCTCGCCGTCCTGGTCAACAACGCCGGCGGCGCCCTCGGCGCCGACCCCGTCGCCACCGGCGACCCGGAGGACTGGCGCCGGATGTACGAGGTCAACGTCATCGGCACCCTCAACATCACCCAGGCCCTGCTCCCCGCCCTCACCGCGAGCGGCGACGGCACGGTCGTCGTCCTGTCCTCCACCGCCGGCCACTCCACCTACGAGGGCGGCGCCGGCTACGTGGCCGCGAAGAACGGCGCCCGCGTCCTCGCCGAGACCCTCCGCCTGGAGATCGTCGGCACCCCGGTCCGCGTCATCGAGGTCGCCCCCGGCATGGTCAAGACGGACGAGTTCGCCACCACCCGCTTCCGCGGCGACACGGAGAAGGCCGCCAAGGTCTACGCAGGCGTGGCCGAGCCCCTGACGGCCGACGACGTCGCCGACACCATCACCTGGGCCTGCACCCGCCCCCCGCACGTCAACATCGACCTCCTGGTCGTCCGCCCCCGAGCCCAGGCCTCCAACACCAAGGTCCACCGCGAGCTCTGA